From one Pseudomonas sp. B21-048 genomic stretch:
- a CDS encoding type II toxin-antitoxin system VapC family toxin has protein sequence MSLIYISDTNIWIDFRNAGLLEQMFRLPFTLCCTDFVMDELEDFPHDELLAHGLIVESFDGLGVARLFSLKVEHNNSSLADVSCYLLAQETGRPLLTGDGKLRRQAQRDGLQVHGALWLLDLMVEHQVVPPAHAADALDNMLEHGARLPSGECDARLSHWRKP, from the coding sequence ATGAGTCTGATCTACATCAGCGATACAAATATCTGGATCGATTTCAGAAACGCTGGATTGCTGGAACAGATGTTCAGACTTCCGTTCACATTATGCTGCACCGATTTCGTGATGGATGAACTGGAAGACTTCCCCCATGACGAATTACTCGCCCATGGGTTGATTGTCGAGTCTTTCGATGGCCTTGGAGTCGCTCGACTTTTCAGCCTTAAAGTCGAGCACAACAACAGTTCACTGGCGGATGTCTCCTGCTATTTGCTCGCACAGGAGACGGGCCGACCGTTACTGACCGGAGACGGCAAGCTTAGACGCCAGGCTCAACGAGATGGTTTGCAAGTTCACGGGGCGCTCTGGCTACTCGACCTAATGGTCGAGCATCAAGTTGTTCCACCAGCGCACGCTGCAGATGCTTTGGATAACATGCTCGAACATGGAGCACGTTTACCGTCTGGAGAATGTGATGCAAGGCTTTCGCACTGGCGGAAGCCTTGA